From Calditrichota bacterium, one genomic window encodes:
- a CDS encoding 2-oxoacid:ferredoxin oxidoreductase subunit beta — MPENVVANQNVSKLTKKDFTSDQEVRWCPGCGDYSILAQTQKVLPELGIPKENIVFVSGIGCSSRFPYYIDSFGIHGIHGRAPAIASGIKLANSDLKVFIVTGDGDGLSIGGNHLIHLFRRNLDVTVLLFNNRIYGLTKGQYSPTSERGKITKSSPYGSLENPFNPVKVALAAGATFVARSIDREPKHLADIIKRASEHTGTSFVEIYQNCNIFNDGTFGQLTDSKTKKDHVINMEDGKPYIFGSESDKVLAFENGQFHVEKYIESDSQIIHEPKKINTSIEFALAELTENEQLPAPIGVFKEEDKKTYDGLLIKQVNNVKEKQGSGDLKKLLFSGNTWEIK, encoded by the coding sequence ATGCCTGAGAATGTAGTAGCAAATCAAAATGTTTCTAAACTGACAAAAAAGGATTTTACATCCGATCAGGAAGTTCGTTGGTGCCCGGGTTGTGGTGACTATTCCATTCTTGCACAAACGCAAAAAGTTTTGCCAGAGTTAGGAATTCCAAAAGAAAACATCGTTTTTGTTTCGGGTATTGGCTGTTCCAGTCGCTTTCCATATTATATTGATTCCTTTGGGATTCATGGTATTCATGGACGCGCGCCGGCTATTGCATCGGGAATTAAGCTGGCAAATTCTGATTTAAAAGTTTTTATAGTTACCGGTGATGGTGACGGACTCTCAATTGGTGGCAATCATCTGATTCATTTATTCCGCCGCAATCTTGATGTGACTGTTCTCTTGTTTAATAATAGAATTTATGGATTAACAAAAGGGCAGTATTCTCCAACGAGTGAACGTGGTAAAATTACAAAATCTTCACCTTATGGCTCCTTGGAAAACCCTTTTAACCCTGTTAAAGTGGCTCTCGCAGCAGGCGCAACTTTTGTAGCACGCAGTATTGATAGAGAACCCAAACATTTAGCAGATATTATTAAGCGGGCGTCTGAACATACCGGCACATCGTTTGTGGAAATCTATCAAAACTGTAATATTTTTAATGATGGTACTTTTGGTCAGCTAACAGATTCGAAAACCAAAAAAGATCATGTAATTAATATGGAAGATGGGAAACCGTATATCTTTGGAAGCGAAAGTGACAAAGTCCTTGCGTTTGAAAATGGCCAGTTTCATGTGGAAAAATACATTGAATCTGATAGTCAAATTATTCATGAACCCAAAAAGATAAATACGTCTATCGAATTTGCTTTGGCTGAATTGACAGAAAATGAACAATTACCAGCACCTATCGGTGTTTTTAAAGAAGAAGATAAAAAAACATATGACGGGTTATTGATCAAACAGGTAAATAATGTAAAAGAAAAGCAAGGTTCAGGCGATTTAAAGAAGTTGTTATTCTCAGGAAATACCTGGGAAATAAAATAG
- a CDS encoding 2-oxoacid:acceptor oxidoreductase subunit alpha has protein sequence MSVDTQEKNQKLKKRITIRFAGDSGDGIQLTGSQFTSTTAVFGNDLSTFPDYPAEIRAPAGTLFGVSGFQIQFSSDNVHTPGDDSDVLIAMNPAALKVSLSTLKENGIIIVNKDSFTTRNLKLAGYDENPLEDRSLDGYQVFDVPITTLTRESLIDSPLTSKEKDRCKNFFALGVAYWMFTRPMDTTLEWIKAKFKNKPDIIEANSQALNAGYSYALSTEIFTTSYHIEQAKVDPGIYRNITGNEAIVLGLITAAKKASLELFMGGYPITPASDILHYMAKYRNYDVKTFQAEDEIAGVGAAIGASYAGALGVTASSGPGIALKGEFLGYAVMMELPLVAINIQRGGPSTGLPTKTEQADLFQALYGRNGEAPIPVVAAQSPADCFDAAYEAAKISVQFSTPVFLLSDGYIANGAEPWLIPDPDKIDEIKVRYADPNKEYQPYLRDPETLSRHLSIPGTKGHEHRLGGLEKEDISGNVSYDPDNHDKMVRLREEKVNKIRDFVEDPQMDGQEQGDLLIITWGSTYGTMRNVVDEMRKNGDSISWYHLRWINPLPQNLAKFIHNFKHVIIPELNMGQLIRVIRSEYLVDAKPINQVKGLPFSTNEVIDAIDEIMKGSNNA, from the coding sequence ATGAGTGTAGACACCCAGGAAAAGAATCAGAAACTAAAAAAACGAATTACCATCCGTTTTGCCGGCGATTCCGGCGATGGGATTCAACTTACAGGAAGCCAGTTTACCAGCACAACAGCTGTATTTGGAAATGATCTTTCAACATTTCCTGACTATCCTGCTGAGATAAGAGCACCGGCCGGGACACTTTTTGGAGTTTCAGGTTTTCAAATTCAGTTTAGTAGTGACAATGTTCATACACCAGGCGATGACAGCGATGTTTTAATCGCGATGAATCCGGCAGCCTTAAAAGTTAGCCTTTCAACCTTGAAAGAAAATGGCATTATTATTGTCAATAAAGACTCTTTCACAACCCGTAATTTAAAATTAGCCGGTTATGATGAAAACCCGTTGGAAGATAGAAGTCTTGACGGTTATCAGGTTTTTGATGTCCCAATTACTACTTTAACGCGCGAATCGCTGATTGACTCTCCATTGACTTCTAAAGAAAAGGATCGCTGTAAAAACTTTTTTGCTTTGGGAGTTGCTTACTGGATGTTTACCCGCCCGATGGATACAACCCTTGAATGGATAAAAGCCAAATTTAAAAATAAACCGGATATTATTGAAGCCAACTCTCAAGCTTTAAATGCAGGCTATTCGTATGCATTATCGACAGAGATATTCACTACCTCATATCATATTGAACAGGCAAAAGTTGATCCGGGGATTTACAGAAATATAACAGGAAATGAAGCAATAGTGCTTGGCCTGATTACAGCTGCAAAAAAGGCAAGTTTGGAATTGTTCATGGGAGGATATCCAATCACACCGGCCAGTGATATTCTACATTATATGGCAAAATACCGTAATTATGATGTAAAAACTTTTCAGGCTGAAGATGAGATTGCCGGAGTTGGAGCAGCCATTGGCGCATCGTATGCCGGAGCTTTGGGGGTAACAGCATCGAGCGGTCCTGGAATTGCCTTAAAAGGCGAGTTCCTGGGTTATGCGGTTATGATGGAATTGCCACTTGTAGCTATAAATATTCAACGAGGTGGACCCAGTACCGGTTTACCTACAAAAACTGAACAGGCCGATTTGTTTCAGGCGCTCTATGGCCGTAACGGTGAAGCGCCAATCCCTGTAGTAGCCGCACAAAGTCCTGCAGATTGTTTTGATGCAGCATATGAAGCAGCAAAAATCTCTGTACAATTTTCAACACCGGTTTTTCTGCTTTCGGATGGCTATATCGCCAATGGGGCAGAGCCCTGGCTTATTCCAGATCCGGATAAAATTGATGAGATTAAAGTAAGATATGCTGATCCGAATAAAGAATATCAACCTTATTTGCGTGACCCGGAAACACTTTCCCGTCATCTTTCAATTCCGGGAACAAAAGGGCATGAACACAGGCTTGGTGGGTTGGAAAAAGAAGACATCAGCGGTAATGTGTCTTACGATCCGGACAATCATGACAAAATGGTGCGTTTACGAGAAGAAAAAGTAAACAAGATTAGAGATTTTGTTGAAGATCCTCAAATGGATGGACAGGAACAGGGCGATCTTTTAATAATTACCTGGGGCAGTACATACGGCACCATGCGAAATGTTGTTGATGAGATGCGTAAAAATGGTGATTCGATTTCATGGTATCATTTGCGTTGGATAAATCCACTACCACAAAATCTGGCTAAGTTTATCCATAATTTTAAACATGTGATTATTCCTGAATTAAACATGGGCCAACTAATCAGGGTTATTCGTTCAGAATATCTTGTTGATGCAAAACCTATTAATCAGGTAAAAGGTTTACCATTTAGTACAAATGAAGTTATAGATGCAATAGATGAGATTATGAAAGGTTCAAATAATGCCTGA